One Salisaeta longa DSM 21114 genomic window carries:
- a CDS encoding ABC transporter ATP-binding protein, producing the protein MLHLTDLSKRYGDERVLRDVSLTVHAQETLAVLGRSGSGKTTLLKIVAGLEPADAGTIALDGRDISKESAQNRGIIYLNQEPLLFPHLTVFENVAFGLRLRNVDAAAVKRRALRMLSALGLSDHRSKSPDQLSGGQRQRVAFGRAIIVKPPLLLLDEPFSNLDVAVRRDMQDLFQRLARAHGISTMFVTHDLKEALRMGDRLALIRDGALRVYPSKEAFIADPSTGVQDELAFWNELPA; encoded by the coding sequence ATGCTCCACCTTACCGATCTTTCGAAGCGCTACGGCGACGAGCGCGTGCTGCGCGACGTATCGCTCACCGTCCATGCCCAGGAGACGCTGGCCGTGCTGGGCCGCTCGGGCAGCGGCAAAACGACCCTGCTCAAGATTGTCGCCGGCCTGGAGCCTGCCGACGCGGGCACGATCGCCCTCGACGGCCGCGATATTTCCAAGGAGAGCGCCCAAAACCGCGGCATCATCTACCTGAACCAGGAGCCGCTCCTCTTTCCGCACCTTACGGTGTTCGAGAACGTGGCCTTTGGCCTGCGCCTGCGCAACGTCGACGCGGCTGCGGTGAAGCGCCGCGCCCTGCGCATGCTCAGCGCCCTCGGCCTCTCCGACCATCGCAGCAAGTCGCCCGATCAGCTCTCCGGGGGCCAGCGGCAGCGGGTCGCCTTTGGGCGCGCCATCATTGTGAAGCCGCCGCTGCTCTTGCTCGACGAACCCTTCTCGAACCTCGATGTGGCCGTGCGGCGCGACATGCAGGACCTGTTTCAGCGCCTGGCCCGCGCGCACGGCATCAGCACGATGTTTGTGACGCACGACCTGAAGGAGGCCCTGCGCATGGGCGACCGCCTCGCCCTCATCCGCGACGGCGCGCTGCGGGTGTATCCATCGAAAGAAGCGTTCATCGCCGATCCGTCGACCGGCGTGCAAGACGAACTGGCGTTCTGGAACGAGCTGCCGGCCTAA
- a CDS encoding YeeE/YedE family protein, translating to MNWLAQPWPWYVAGPLIGLIVPALLLLGGKTFGVSANLRHMCAATAPAGLEFLDYDWKRAGVWNLTFVVGVALGGWLTVTYLNGPTGLIGISAATVADLRALGITDFTGLVPRDLISFSALGTLPGIVAVVVGGFLVGFGARYAGGCTSGHAISGLAALEAASLIAVVGFFIGGLFVTHVLLPLIL from the coding sequence ATGAATTGGCTTGCACAACCGTGGCCCTGGTACGTCGCGGGGCCCCTCATTGGCCTCATCGTTCCGGCGCTCCTTCTGCTGGGCGGCAAAACGTTTGGCGTTTCGGCCAACCTCCGCCACATGTGCGCGGCGACGGCACCGGCCGGGCTCGAGTTTTTGGACTACGACTGGAAGCGGGCGGGCGTCTGGAATCTGACGTTCGTGGTGGGCGTGGCCCTCGGCGGCTGGCTGACGGTGACGTACCTCAACGGGCCCACGGGCCTCATCGGCATCTCGGCGGCTACCGTGGCCGATTTGCGGGCGCTGGGCATCACCGACTTTACCGGGTTGGTGCCGCGTGACCTTATCAGCTTCTCGGCGCTTGGCACGCTCCCCGGCATCGTGGCTGTGGTGGTGGGCGGCTTCCTGGTGGGGTTCGGCGCGCGCTACGCGGGGGGCTGCACCTCGGGGCACGCTATTAGCGGCCTCGCGGCGCTAGAGGCGGCTTCGCTGATTGCCGTGGTCGGCTTCTTCATCGGCGGCCTCTTCGTCACGCACGTGCTGCTGCCGCTCATTTTGTAG
- a CDS encoding DUF6691 family protein, translating into MATKTAAHQSTETREATSPYRGLLLYLLMGLYMGVVFTKSEVISWFRIQEMFRFDSFHMYGIIGSAVAVAALSVWLIRRYDLRTRDGEPITLNPKKLGRVNTRYWLGGIIFGLGWALTGACPGPIFALIGAGVEVMVVTLLSALAGTWAYAALRPYLPHY; encoded by the coding sequence ATGGCTACGAAAACCGCTGCACACCAATCGACGGAGACCCGCGAGGCCACGTCGCCCTACCGGGGCCTTCTGCTGTACCTCCTCATGGGCCTCTACATGGGCGTCGTGTTCACGAAGAGCGAGGTCATTTCCTGGTTTCGCATTCAGGAGATGTTTCGCTTCGACAGCTTTCACATGTATGGCATCATCGGATCGGCCGTTGCGGTGGCCGCGCTGAGCGTGTGGCTTATTCGCCGCTACGACCTGCGCACGCGCGATGGCGAACCCATCACGCTCAATCCCAAGAAGCTGGGCCGCGTAAACACGCGCTACTGGCTGGGCGGCATCATCTTTGGCCTGGGCTGGGCCCTCACCGGCGCCTGTCCCGGACCCATCTTCGCCCTCATCGGGGCCGGCGTGGAGGTGATGGTTGTCACGCTCCTGAGCGCCCTGGCTGGCACATGGGCATACGCCGCGCTTCGCCCCTACCTTCCGCACTACTAA
- a CDS encoding sulfite exporter TauE/SafE family protein — protein MGWTAWIGALAIGLVLGLLGSGGSILAVPVLVYLANETAKLAIAESLGIVTLISLVGAIPFAVRKQVDWRSVAFFGIPGMAGAYGGAYLSQFMSGALQLAIFALVMLAAAVMMFRDPPVQEEESAPHAAWKIVAEGLVVGVLTGIVGVGGGFLIVPALVLLGGLPMHLAVGTSLVIIALKSASGFVKYMDVLAASGLTMHWDLMLVFSAIGIAGSFVGGRAGQYVPQRRLKRGFAVFLVLMGVFVFWQNITGLV, from the coding sequence ATGGGATGGACTGCATGGATCGGTGCCCTGGCGATCGGACTTGTTCTGGGACTGCTGGGCTCGGGCGGGTCAATTTTGGCGGTGCCCGTGCTGGTATATCTGGCCAACGAAACGGCCAAGCTCGCCATTGCCGAATCGCTCGGCATTGTCACGCTCATTAGCCTGGTGGGGGCGATTCCGTTTGCGGTCCGCAAGCAAGTGGACTGGCGGAGCGTGGCCTTTTTTGGCATTCCGGGCATGGCCGGCGCGTACGGCGGCGCCTACCTCTCGCAGTTCATGAGCGGCGCGCTGCAGCTGGCCATCTTTGCGTTGGTGATGCTCGCCGCCGCCGTCATGATGTTTCGCGATCCCCCTGTGCAGGAAGAAGAGAGCGCGCCCCACGCCGCCTGGAAAATTGTAGCAGAGGGCCTTGTGGTGGGCGTGCTCACCGGAATTGTGGGCGTGGGCGGCGGCTTTTTGATCGTCCCCGCGCTCGTCCTGCTTGGCGGACTACCGATGCACCTGGCCGTGGGCACGAGCCTCGTCATCATTGCGCTAAAGAGCGCGAGCGGCTTCGTCAAGTACATGGACGTGCTGGCCGCTAGCGGGCTGACGATGCACTGGGACCTGATGCTGGTCTTCAGTGCCATCGGCATCGCCGGAAGTTTTGTGGGCGGCCGGGCGGGGCAATACGTCCCCCAGCGCCGCCTGAAACGCGGGTTTGCCGTGTTTCTCGTGCTGATGGGCGTGTTCGTGTTCTGGCAAAACATTACGGGACTTGTCTAG
- a CDS encoding MBL fold metallo-hydrolase — translation MFFRQMFDEKLAQYAYLVGCQETGEALVIDPERDIDRYIEAAAAEGLTITAVTETHIHADFLSGARELAERLDDVTLYLSDEGDADWKYGWTEGYNVTFLHDGDTFSIGNIEVEAVHSPGHTPEHLSYLITDRGGAADRPMGIATGDFVFVGDLGRPDLLETAAGHAGVMKPSAKRLYKSTQRFLAMDDYLQVWPGHGAGSACGKALGAVPETTVGYERRFSPAIDAAQQGEDDFVSFILADQPEPPVYFARMKQQNRDGVPLLGTLPTPDVLDGADVEALALDADDTVVLDARADREAFMAGHLPGSLYAAWSKSFPTIAGSYVTPDEDIYLVIDPADAEEAVRNLVRIGLDRVQGIIAPETLAAYAEAGGALASIDRITIDALDEARAADEAHVVDVRSLAEYRDGHVPNAQLAPHTRLTTLLDELPRDEHLVVHCGSGARAAAASSLLTREGFDLTYVDGTFDEWLEAHPDEQVAERATA, via the coding sequence ATGTTTTTCCGACAGATGTTCGACGAGAAGCTCGCCCAGTACGCCTACCTCGTAGGCTGTCAGGAAACCGGCGAGGCGCTCGTCATCGATCCCGAACGCGACATCGACCGCTACATCGAGGCCGCCGCGGCCGAGGGGCTCACCATCACGGCCGTCACCGAAACGCACATTCACGCCGACTTTCTCTCCGGCGCCCGCGAGCTCGCCGAACGCCTCGACGATGTCACCCTCTACCTCTCCGACGAGGGCGATGCCGACTGGAAGTACGGCTGGACCGAGGGCTACAACGTGACCTTCTTGCATGACGGCGACACATTCTCCATTGGGAATATAGAAGTGGAGGCGGTGCACTCGCCCGGCCACACGCCCGAGCACCTCAGCTACCTCATCACCGATCGCGGCGGCGCGGCCGATCGGCCCATGGGCATCGCCACGGGCGACTTCGTATTCGTGGGCGACCTCGGCCGCCCCGACCTGCTTGAAACCGCCGCCGGACACGCGGGCGTCATGAAGCCATCGGCGAAGCGACTGTACAAGTCGACGCAGCGCTTCCTCGCCATGGACGATTACCTGCAGGTGTGGCCCGGCCACGGCGCGGGCAGCGCGTGCGGCAAGGCGCTGGGCGCCGTCCCGGAAACCACCGTGGGATACGAGCGGCGCTTCAGTCCGGCCATCGACGCCGCACAGCAGGGCGAAGACGATTTCGTGTCGTTCATCTTAGCGGATCAACCCGAGCCGCCGGTCTACTTCGCGCGCATGAAGCAGCAAAACCGCGACGGCGTGCCGCTGCTGGGGACGCTGCCCACGCCTGACGTCCTCGATGGTGCAGACGTGGAGGCGCTCGCCCTTGACGCCGACGACACCGTCGTCCTCGACGCGCGCGCCGACCGCGAAGCGTTCATGGCGGGGCACCTGCCCGGGAGCCTGTATGCGGCCTGGAGCAAGTCCTTTCCCACCATCGCGGGCTCGTACGTCACGCCCGACGAGGACATCTACCTCGTCATCGACCCCGCAGACGCCGAGGAGGCCGTTCGGAACCTCGTGCGCATCGGGCTCGACCGCGTGCAGGGCATCATCGCGCCGGAGACCCTCGCGGCCTATGCCGAAGCGGGCGGTGCGCTGGCGTCCATCGACCGGATCACCATCGACGCCCTGGACGAGGCGCGCGCGGCGGATGAGGCGCACGTGGTGGATGTGCGCTCGCTCGCAGAATACCGCGACGGCCACGTGCCCAACGCCCAGCTGGCCCCGCACACGCGGCTTACCACCCTGCTCGACGAGCTACCGCGCGATGAGCACCTGGTGGTGCATTGCGGAAGCGGAGCCCGCGCGGCCGCCGCATCGAGCCTGCTGACCCGCGAAGGCTTCGACCTAACGTACGTCGACGGCACCTTCGACGAGTGGCTGGAGGCGCACCCCGACGAGCAGGTTGCCGAGCGCGCCACCGCATAA